From Astyanax mexicanus isolate ESR-SI-001 chromosome 13, AstMex3_surface, whole genome shotgun sequence, the proteins below share one genomic window:
- the LOC103024494 gene encoding transmembrane protein 184C: protein MPCSCGNWRRWIRPLVVLVYALLVAVALPLGAWELHRAEVGTHTKAWFIAGVFVFMTIPISLWGILQHLVHYTQPELQKPIIRILWMVPIYSLDSWIALKYPSIAIYVDTCRECYEAYVIYNFLMFLLNFLETQYPSLPLILEVQEQRSLLPPFCCCPPWAMGEVLLFRCKLGVLQYTAVRPVTTVVALVCQLCGVYDEGNFSFRNAWTYLVIINNASQLFAMYCLLLFYRTLREELSPLRPVGKFLCVKMVVFASFWQAVLIALLVKVGVISEKHTWEWESVEAVATGLQDFVICIEMFLAAIAHHYSFSYRPYVREDEEGSCFDSFLAMLDVSDIRADISEQVRNMGRTVLGRPRKLFFGSEADIVQGEHTGLLSGTSHERLGVDPLSVPASPQGQYQGLGQTDTPRSRSAPSGFNPASWKSDTCPVPVPTNQNSGVKS from the exons ATGCCGTGCTCGTGCGGGAACTGGCGGCGGTGGATCCGGCCGCTCGTCGTGCTCGTGTACGCGCTGCTCGTGGCCGTGGCGCTGCCGCTGGGCGCGTGGGAGCTCCACCGGGCCGAG gttgGCACACACACCAAGGCGTGGTTCATCGCGGGCGTGTTTGTGTTTATGACCATCCCTATCTCCTTATGGGGAATTCTCCAACACCTGGTGCACTACACACAACCTGAACTACAGAAACCCATcatcag aataTTATGGATGGTTCCGATCTACAGTTTAGACAGT TGGATTGCACTGAAGTATCCCAGTATAGCTATCTATGTGGACACGTGTCGGGAATGCTACGAGGCGTACGTCATCTACAACTTCCTGATGTTCCTGCTGAACTTCCTGGAGACGCAGTACCCCAGCCTCCCGCTGATCCTGGAGGTGCAGGAGCAGCGCTCACTACTGCCCCCCTTCTGCTGCTGCCCGCCATGGGCCATGGGAGA gGTTCTTCTGTTCAGATGTAAACTGGGTGTTCTGCAGTACACCGCTGTCAGACCTGTAACTACAGTCGTAGCTCT GGTTTGTCAGCTCTGTGGGGTTTATGATGAGGGAAACTTCAGCTTCAGAAACGCCTGGACGTACCTCGTCATCATCAACAATGCCTCTCAGCTG tttgcTATGTACTGTTTGCTGCTGTTCTACCGAACCCTGAGAGAAGAGCTCAGCCCGCTGAGGCCTGTGGGGAAATTCCTGTGTGTGAAAATGGTGGTGTTCGCCTCCTTCTG GCAGGCTGTTCTCATTGCCCTTCTGGTGAAGGTTGGAGTGATCTCAGAGAAGCACACCTGGGAGTGGGAGAGTGTGGAGGCTGTAGCTACAGGATTACAG GACTTTGTAATCTGTATAGAGATGTTTTTAGCAGCGATCGCGCATCACTACAGCTTCAGCTATCGTCCGTATGTACGAGAGGATGAGGAGGGCTCCTGCTTTGACTCCTTCCTCGCCATGCTGGACGTGTCTGATATACGAGCTGATATCTCAGAGCAGGTCCGCAATATGG GACGGACGGTGCTGGGACGTCCCCGGAAGCTGTTCTTTGGTTCTGAAGCCGATATCGTTCAGGGGGAACACACGGGCCTCCTCTCAGGGACGTCCCACGAGCGTCTGGGCGTGGACCCCCTCTCTGTCCCAGCGTCTCCTCAGGGTCAGTATCAGGGACTGGGCCAAACGGACACGCCCCGCTCACGCTCCGCCCCTTCCGGCTTTAACCCCGCCTCCTGGAAGAGTGACACTTGTCCAGTACCTGTGCCCACCAATCAGAACTCAGGAGTGAAGTCATAA
- the LOC103046732 gene encoding claudin-4: MSAGRKMMGIALGLTGWIFAIVTSLLPMWKISDFTGANLVESLTVWEGIWMNCVVQSSGQKHCRVYDSVLALPSDLQAGRTTTLLSILTALLALTVSILGVKSTSYIQDETTKLRTVFISGVLLVIAGFLMLIPVSWTSSRIMQGLDNYEDQKWSTELGASLYTGFISSAMLITGGGFLSCSTRPWRRR; this comes from the coding sequence ATGTCGGCGGGGAGGAAGATGATGGGCATCGCTCTGGGTCTCACAGGGTGGATCTTCGCCATCGTCACCAGCCTCCTGCCCATGTGGAAGATCTCCGACTTCACCGGGGCCAACCTGGTCGAGTCCCTGACCGTCTGGGAGGGGATCTGGATGAACTGCGTGGTTCAGAGCTCAGGACAGAAGCACTGCAGGGTTTACGACTCTGTTCTGGCTCTACCTTCAGACCTGCAGGCGGGAAGAACCACCACCCTCCTCTCCATCCTCACCGCCCTGCTGGCTCTCACCGTCTCCATCCTCGGAGTGAAGAGCACCAGCTACATCCAGGACGAGACGACCAAACTGAGAACTGTGTTCATCTCCGGAGTTCTGCTCGTCATCGCCGGGTTCCTGATGCTCATCCCCGTGTCCTGGACCAGCAGCAGGATCATGCAGGGGTTGGATAATTACGAGGACCAGAAATGGAGCACAGAGCTCGGAGCGTCGCTCTACACGGGGTTTATCTCCAGCGCCATGCTGATCACGGGAGGAGGCTTTCTGAGCTGCTCCACCCGTCCATGGAGGAGAAGATAG